In one Zobellia galactanivorans genomic region, the following are encoded:
- a CDS encoding tRNA1(Val) (adenine(37)-N6)-methyltransferase encodes MKPFKFKQFTVDQDRCAMKVGTDGVLLGAWTSLESAPESILDIGAGTGLIALMMAQRSLADTIDALEIDEDAYEQCVSNFEASDWGDRLFCYHAGLDEFVEEWEDPYELVVSNPPFYTEEVSSGNASRDNARQNQSLPFDELLEGVAKLMAPEGTFATIIPYKEEAAFLQLADSFKLYPQRITRVKGSPTSEIKRSLLQFARTKSTPLTDELTIEIGRHEYTDAYVALTKDFYLKM; translated from the coding sequence ATGAAACCCTTCAAATTCAAACAATTTACCGTAGATCAAGACCGTTGTGCCATGAAAGTGGGCACCGACGGTGTATTATTGGGCGCTTGGACCTCTTTGGAAAGCGCTCCTGAATCCATTTTGGATATTGGCGCGGGAACAGGCCTAATAGCCCTTATGATGGCACAACGCAGCCTAGCAGATACCATTGACGCCCTAGAGATCGACGAGGACGCCTACGAGCAATGCGTATCAAATTTTGAAGCCTCCGATTGGGGCGATAGGCTCTTTTGCTATCACGCAGGGCTTGACGAGTTTGTAGAGGAATGGGAAGACCCCTACGAGCTGGTCGTTTCAAATCCCCCTTTTTACACAGAAGAGGTTTCCAGCGGGAATGCTTCCCGTGACAACGCGAGGCAGAACCAATCCCTCCCCTTTGACGAACTCCTGGAAGGCGTAGCGAAGCTAATGGCTCCCGAAGGTACCTTTGCCACCATTATTCCGTATAAAGAAGAAGCCGCATTTTTGCAACTGGCGGATTCCTTTAAACTATATCCACAGCGTATCACCCGTGTAAAAGGCAGTCCCACCTCCGAGATCAAGCGTAGCCTGCTTCAGTTCGCACGTACGAAGTCCACCCCACTTACCGACGAACTTACCATTGAAATCGGCCGGCACGAATACACCGACGCCTATGTCGCGCTTACCAAAGATTTTTATTTAAAAATGTAA
- a CDS encoding sugar phosphate isomerase/epimerase family protein gives MQNDSKSGRRKFLKNTLAVAAGSTLITPSLFGAPSILKHYKKPNSRFNGVQVGVITYSFRSMEDQSAEATLKYILDCGISAIELIGDPAETFAGRPENKLDRSVFFGLMKKKRSGSISDDEAKQLAEIQAEQAAYNTQVGQWRKTVDMKKFEQFRKMYNRAGVDIYAFKPRNTFGKNNSDADIDWGMKTAKVLGASHVTVEHPGDDATTLRLGNFAKKHGIYIAYHGHEQQTPTLWDTALEQSKYNALNLDLGHFVAAGNTAPLEIIKSKHQHIKSMHLKDRQTPEHGKGNLVWGSGDTPLAGALQLMRDEKYAFPGTIELEYNVPEGSNAVAEVQKCVAFCEKALSK, from the coding sequence ATGCAAAACGATTCAAAGTCCGGAAGGCGCAAGTTTTTAAAGAATACCCTAGCGGTGGCCGCAGGGTCAACACTGATTACGCCCTCGCTTTTTGGGGCTCCGTCCATTTTAAAACATTACAAAAAACCGAATTCCAGATTTAACGGGGTGCAAGTCGGGGTCATCACCTATTCGTTCAGAAGTATGGAAGACCAAAGTGCGGAAGCAACCCTAAAGTATATACTCGATTGTGGGATCAGTGCCATTGAATTGATAGGGGACCCTGCCGAAACCTTTGCGGGAAGGCCTGAGAACAAGCTGGATCGATCGGTGTTTTTTGGGTTGATGAAAAAGAAACGCAGTGGTAGCATTAGCGATGACGAAGCCAAACAACTTGCCGAAATACAGGCCGAGCAGGCAGCTTACAACACGCAGGTAGGCCAATGGCGAAAGACGGTGGATATGAAAAAGTTCGAGCAGTTCAGAAAGATGTACAATCGCGCCGGGGTCGATATTTACGCCTTTAAGCCACGGAACACCTTCGGAAAGAACAATTCCGATGCCGATATCGACTGGGGAATGAAGACGGCCAAAGTTTTGGGAGCCAGCCACGTTACCGTAGAGCACCCTGGTGATGATGCTACTACGCTCCGCTTGGGCAATTTTGCCAAAAAACACGGTATTTACATTGCCTATCACGGTCATGAACAGCAAACACCGACGTTATGGGATACGGCTTTGGAACAATCGAAATACAACGCCCTGAACCTTGATCTGGGCCATTTTGTGGCCGCTGGCAACACGGCGCCGCTAGAAATAATAAAAAGCAAGCACCAACATATTAAAAGTATGCATTTAAAAGACAGGCAGACCCCTGAGCACGGCAAGGGCAATCTGGTATGGGGAAGTGGCGATACCCCATTGGCCGGGGCTTTGCAATTGATGCGTGATGAAAAATATGCGTTTCCCGGAACCATTGAACTTGAGTATAATGTGCCCGAAGGCTCAAATGCCGTGGCCGAGGTTCAAAAGTGTGTGGCTTTCTGTGAAAAGGCCTTAAGTAAATAG
- the rimM gene encoding ribosome maturation factor RimM (Essential for efficient processing of 16S rRNA) has translation MRKEDCFYLGKIVSKYSFKGEVLVKLDADEPEIYENMESVFVLMKGNTLVPFFIDRCRLHKSELLRIDFEEVKDEAAANRIMGHELYLPLSALPKLEGDKFYFHEVIGFDVLDEVHGNIGKITGVNDSTSQAIFEIDKDGKEILVPIIDQIVKKVDRDNKAIHVSTPDGLVELYLG, from the coding sequence ATGCGTAAGGAAGATTGTTTCTACCTCGGTAAGATCGTTTCAAAATATAGTTTCAAGGGTGAGGTACTAGTTAAACTAGATGCCGACGAACCTGAGATATACGAAAACATGGAATCAGTTTTTGTCTTGATGAAAGGCAATACACTGGTTCCATTTTTTATTGATAGATGTCGCCTGCACAAATCGGAACTTTTACGAATCGATTTTGAAGAGGTGAAAGACGAGGCGGCGGCCAACCGCATCATGGGCCACGAACTCTACCTGCCCTTATCGGCCCTTCCAAAACTGGAAGGCGATAAATTCTACTTTCACGAAGTTATCGGTTTTGACGTATTGGACGAAGTTCATGGCAACATCGGAAAAATTACCGGGGTGAACGATTCCACCTCACAAGCCATTTTTGAGATCGATAAAGACGGGAAAGAAATTCTCGTACCCATCATAGACCAGATCGTAAAAAAAGTGGACCGCGACAATAAAGCCATCCATGTAAGCACTCCCGACGGTCTAGTAGAACTTTATTTAGGGTAA
- a CDS encoding 30S ribosomal protein S16 — translation MPVKIRLQRHGKKGKPFYWIVAADSRAKRDGKFLEKLGTYNPNTNPATIDLNIDGSVKWLQNGAQPTDTAKAILSYRGVLLKHHLLGGVRKGALTEEQAEEKFKAWLEEKENKIASKVDGLDKEKEKARAEALKAEKEVNDKRAQAAAEAALPEAPEGEEAEAEVAATEEAPAAEAEASKEEE, via the coding sequence ATGCCAGTAAAAATTAGATTACAGAGACACGGTAAAAAAGGAAAACCATTCTATTGGATCGTTGCTGCCGACAGCCGCGCAAAAAGAGATGGTAAATTCTTGGAAAAATTGGGCACTTACAACCCAAACACCAACCCTGCCACCATTGACCTGAACATTGACGGTTCAGTAAAATGGTTACAGAACGGTGCCCAGCCTACCGATACTGCCAAAGCAATCCTTTCTTACAGAGGCGTTCTCTTAAAGCACCACCTATTGGGAGGTGTTCGCAAGGGCGCTTTGACCGAAGAGCAAGCCGAAGAAAAATTCAAGGCTTGGTTGGAAGAAAAAGAAAACAAGATCGCCTCTAAGGTAGATGGTCTTGACAAGGAAAAGGAAAAAGCGAGAGCCGAAGCCTTGAAAGCCGAAAAAGAAGTAAACGACAAGAGAGCCCAAGCCGCTGCCGAAGCTGCCTTGCCAGAAGCACCTGAAGGTGAAGAAGCAGAAGCAGAAGTTGCTGCAACCGAAGAAGCTCCGGCCGCAGAAGCAGAAGCCTCTAAGGAAGAAGAATAA
- the dnaE gene encoding DNA polymerase III subunit alpha, which produces MYLIFDTETTGLPKRWDAPITDTDNWPRCIQIAWQLHDEMGRCIEHQDYLVRPDGFNIPYDAEQIHGISTELAEQQGVALSEVLEKFNIAMSKTKFIVGQNVGFDVNIMGAEFHRMGVENPLQELPVLDTCTEHTAQLCQIPGGRGGKFKLPTLTELHQFLFGEPFGEAHNATADVEATTRCFLELIRKEQYTAEQLDVQPDYFKNFSEANPQEIQLIGLKHINLKKASKKIADALWEKDTGGVSQEEIEENLATLESASFAHLHNHTQFSILQSTISVPDLIAATAKAKMPAVAMTDHANMMGAFHFVNGVLNHNKGVVARNEENLKRYEATRNGTLEEGQEPLNELPEPELEITPIIGCEFQVCEDHTNKSQKDNGYQIVMLAKSKKGYLNLAKMSSIAFVDGKYYVPRIDKKIVEQYKEDVMVLTGNLYGEVPSKVLNVGEKQAEEALIWWKETFGDDLYIEIMRHGQEDEDRVNQVLIQFAKKHNVKLVATNNTYYVNKENAYAHDILLCVKDGEKQSTPIGRGRGYRYGLPNQEYYFKSSEEMKELFKDIPEAIINIQEIVDKVETFTLARDVLLPAFDIPEEFQFEEDKLDGGKRGENKYLRHITYEGAKKRYGEITPEIDERLDFELKVIEKTGYPGYFLIVEDFIRAARKMDVSVGPGRGSAAGSAVAYCLWITNLDPIKYDLLFERFLNPDRVSMPDIDIDFDDEGRSRVMDYVIEKYGANQVAQIITYGTMAAKSSIRDTARVLDLPLGDADRMAKLIPNMSKLKKIIGVDEKVLRSKFNSEELEKINELLNISEGDGLESETLNQAYVLEGSVRNTGIHACGVIITPDDITKFVPVALAKDSDMYCTQFDNSVVESAGLLKMDFLGLKTLTLIKDTVKIVKAKHGIELDPENFPLDDEKTYELFQRGETIGVFQYESPGMQKHMRALKPTVFADLIAMNALYRPGPMEYIPSFIARKHGTEEIVYDLDACEEYLAETYGITVYQEQVMLLSQKLADFTKGEADVLRKAMGKKQKHVLDKMKPKFIEQASAKGHPVDKLEKIWKDWEAFAAYAFNKSHSTCYAWIAYQTAYCKAHYPAEYMAAVLSNNMNDIKQVTFFMEECKRMGLDVLGPDVNESYYKFAVNDAGAVRFGMGAIKGVGRGAVETIVESRKEGGPFKSVFDFAKRIDLRAANKKAFENLAVAGGFDSFGDTHRAQYFHDEGDGITFLEKTIKYGAKFQESENSSQVSLFGDASEVQIPEPQVPPCEEWGTMEKLRREKEVVGIYISGHPLDDFKTEIDAFCNASLANLSDLESVVNRELAFAGVITDVQHRVSKNGKGWASFTVEDYSESFEFRIFGEEYLKFRHFLMINSFVYIKVFVREGWMNRDTGKKGDPRIQFNSFMLLQEVMETYAKKLTIKLNIDDLKEEDIHQLKDTLLSHTGNHPLNFVVYEMEEEIKVSLTSRKQKVQISSELLATLRENEVHYKLN; this is translated from the coding sequence ATGTACCTCATTTTTGATACGGAAACCACCGGACTTCCCAAACGTTGGGATGCACCCATAACCGATACCGACAACTGGCCGCGCTGTATACAGATCGCTTGGCAGTTGCATGATGAAATGGGGCGGTGTATAGAGCATCAAGATTACCTAGTGCGTCCCGATGGCTTTAATATCCCCTATGATGCCGAGCAGATCCACGGAATTTCCACGGAGCTCGCCGAACAACAGGGGGTTGCCTTGTCGGAGGTCTTGGAGAAGTTCAACATCGCCATGTCGAAGACCAAGTTTATCGTGGGGCAGAACGTTGGCTTTGATGTAAATATTATGGGGGCGGAATTCCACCGTATGGGCGTTGAGAACCCCTTGCAGGAATTGCCGGTTTTAGATACCTGTACCGAGCATACGGCACAATTGTGCCAGATACCGGGTGGACGCGGGGGCAAGTTTAAGCTTCCTACCTTGACGGAGCTGCACCAGTTTTTGTTCGGGGAACCTTTCGGGGAAGCGCACAATGCCACGGCCGATGTTGAGGCCACTACGCGTTGTTTTCTCGAGCTTATCCGTAAAGAACAATATACCGCTGAACAGTTAGATGTTCAGCCCGATTATTTCAAGAATTTTTCAGAGGCGAATCCGCAAGAGATCCAGCTTATCGGATTGAAGCATATCAACCTTAAAAAGGCTTCCAAAAAAATAGCGGATGCCCTTTGGGAAAAAGATACCGGTGGGGTGTCGCAAGAGGAAATAGAGGAGAACCTGGCTACTTTGGAGTCGGCCAGTTTCGCCCATTTGCACAACCATACCCAATTTTCCATACTTCAGTCCACCATAAGCGTACCCGATTTGATCGCGGCTACGGCCAAGGCTAAAATGCCCGCCGTTGCCATGACCGACCACGCGAATATGATGGGCGCCTTTCACTTTGTCAATGGGGTGCTCAACCACAACAAAGGGGTGGTGGCCCGTAACGAGGAGAACCTGAAGCGTTATGAGGCAACACGGAACGGAACCCTTGAAGAAGGCCAGGAGCCGTTGAACGAATTGCCCGAACCTGAATTGGAGATAACCCCGATTATCGGTTGTGAGTTTCAGGTCTGTGAAGACCATACCAACAAGTCGCAAAAAGACAACGGGTATCAAATTGTGATGCTCGCCAAGAGCAAAAAGGGCTACTTGAACTTGGCAAAAATGTCTTCCATTGCCTTTGTTGACGGAAAATATTACGTACCCCGAATCGATAAAAAAATCGTTGAGCAGTACAAGGAAGATGTAATGGTGCTGACGGGTAACCTTTATGGTGAGGTGCCCAGTAAGGTATTGAACGTAGGGGAGAAGCAGGCGGAAGAGGCCTTGATATGGTGGAAAGAGACTTTTGGGGATGACCTCTATATAGAGATCATGCGCCATGGTCAAGAAGATGAAGACCGTGTAAACCAAGTGTTGATACAGTTTGCCAAAAAGCACAATGTAAAACTGGTCGCCACCAACAATACCTATTATGTAAACAAGGAAAACGCATATGCGCACGATATTTTGCTTTGCGTTAAAGACGGTGAGAAACAGTCTACACCTATAGGTCGGGGCCGTGGCTATCGTTACGGACTTCCCAATCAAGAGTATTACTTCAAGTCTTCCGAAGAAATGAAGGAGCTCTTTAAGGATATTCCCGAAGCCATTATCAATATTCAGGAAATCGTTGATAAGGTAGAGACCTTTACCTTGGCGCGTGATGTACTCTTGCCGGCCTTCGATATACCTGAGGAATTCCAGTTTGAAGAAGATAAGCTGGACGGGGGGAAACGCGGGGAAAACAAGTACCTGCGCCATATTACCTACGAAGGGGCCAAAAAGCGATATGGGGAAATAACGCCAGAGATAGACGAGCGACTAGACTTTGAGTTGAAGGTAATCGAGAAAACCGGGTATCCGGGGTATTTCTTGATTGTGGAAGATTTTATTCGGGCGGCGAGAAAGATGGACGTTTCGGTGGGTCCGGGCCGTGGTTCCGCGGCGGGTTCGGCCGTGGCCTATTGCTTATGGATTACCAATTTGGACCCGATCAAGTACGACCTGCTTTTTGAGCGCTTCTTGAACCCCGACCGTGTGAGTATGCCCGATATCGATATCGACTTTGATGACGAGGGGCGTAGCCGTGTGATGGACTATGTAATCGAAAAATACGGGGCCAACCAGGTAGCACAGATCATCACCTATGGTACCATGGCCGCCAAATCGTCGATTCGCGATACGGCAAGGGTATTGGACCTGCCCTTGGGCGATGCCGACCGTATGGCGAAGCTGATCCCCAACATGTCTAAACTGAAAAAGATTATCGGGGTAGATGAAAAGGTGTTGAGGAGCAAGTTCAATAGCGAAGAGCTTGAAAAAATAAACGAACTCTTGAATATTTCCGAGGGTGACGGACTTGAGTCGGAGACCTTGAACCAGGCCTACGTTTTAGAGGGGTCGGTGCGTAACACCGGTATCCATGCCTGTGGGGTGATCATTACCCCCGATGATATTACCAAGTTCGTTCCTGTGGCCCTGGCCAAGGATTCCGATATGTACTGTACCCAGTTCGATAACTCGGTGGTGGAAAGTGCGGGACTGTTGAAGATGGATTTCTTGGGACTCAAGACCTTGACCTTGATCAAGGATACCGTAAAGATCGTAAAGGCGAAGCACGGTATTGAGTTGGATCCCGAAAATTTTCCGCTTGACGACGAAAAAACATACGAGCTTTTCCAAAGGGGCGAGACCATTGGGGTGTTCCAATACGAATCGCCCGGTATGCAAAAGCACATGCGTGCGCTGAAACCTACGGTTTTTGCGGATTTGATCGCTATGAACGCCCTCTATCGTCCCGGGCCTATGGAATACATTCCTAGCTTTATCGCCCGTAAACATGGTACCGAGGAAATTGTATACGACCTCGATGCCTGTGAAGAGTACCTCGCCGAAACCTATGGTATTACGGTATACCAAGAGCAGGTGATGCTCCTCTCGCAAAAACTGGCCGACTTTACCAAGGGTGAGGCCGACGTCTTGCGTAAGGCCATGGGTAAAAAGCAAAAGCACGTACTTGATAAAATGAAGCCCAAGTTCATTGAACAGGCTTCTGCAAAGGGACATCCGGTAGATAAACTGGAAAAAATATGGAAAGACTGGGAGGCCTTTGCCGCCTATGCCTTTAACAAATCGCATTCTACCTGTTATGCGTGGATCGCATACCAAACGGCGTATTGTAAGGCCCATTATCCGGCCGAATATATGGCTGCCGTGCTGTCGAACAACATGAACGACATCAAGCAGGTGACCTTCTTTATGGAGGAATGTAAGCGTATGGGACTCGACGTTTTGGGTCCCGATGTCAACGAATCGTATTATAAGTTTGCGGTGAACGATGCCGGTGCCGTCCGTTTTGGAATGGGGGCCATTAAAGGTGTGGGCCGAGGTGCGGTAGAGACCATTGTTGAAAGTAGAAAAGAAGGAGGACCGTTCAAGTCGGTCTTCGATTTTGCCAAACGTATAGATTTGCGTGCCGCCAATAAAAAAGCCTTTGAGAACCTTGCGGTGGCCGGGGGCTTCGATTCCTTCGGGGATACGCACAGGGCCCAATATTTTCACGATGAAGGGGACGGCATTACCTTTTTGGAAAAGACCATAAAGTACGGAGCCAAGTTTCAGGAAAGCGAAAATTCTAGCCAGGTAAGCCTTTTTGGCGATGCCAGTGAGGTGCAGATACCGGAACCGCAAGTACCGCCATGCGAAGAGTGGGGTACTATGGAGAAACTACGGCGCGAGAAAGAAGTGGTGGGGATCTATATCTCAGGTCACCCCTTAGACGATTTTAAAACCGAAATCGATGCGTTCTGTAATGCAAGCTTGGCGAACCTGAGCGATCTTGAAAGTGTGGTAAACCGAGAGTTGGCCTTTGCGGGAGTTATTACCGACGTGCAACATAGGGTTTCAAAGAACGGAAAAGGCTGGGCGTCGTTTACGGTAGAAGATTATTCGGAGTCCTTCGAATTCAGGATTTTTGGGGAAGAGTACCTAAAGTTCCGCCATTTCCTTATGATCAACTCCTTCGTTTATATCAAGGTCTTTGTTCGTGAAGGATGGATGAACCGTGATACCGGTAAAAAAGGAGATCCCCGTATACAGTTCAATAGCTTTATGCTGCTTCAGGAAGTAATGGAAACCTATGCCAAAAAACTTACGATCAAGCTCAATATCGATGACCTAAAGGAAGAAGATATCCATCAATTGAAGGACACCCTATTGTCGCATACGGGCAATCATCCGTTGAATTTTGTCGTGTATGAAATGGAGGAAGAAATCAAGGTGAGTCTAACAAGCCGAAAGCAAAAAGTGCAGATTAGCAGTGAACTGTTGGCAACACTAAGGGAAAATGAGGTGCATTATAAGCTAAATTAG
- the trxA gene encoding thioredoxin — MALEITDATFDEVVLKSDKPVVVDFWAAWCGPCRMVGPIIEEVSAEYDGKAVVGKVDVDANQEFAAKYGVRNIPTVLVFKNGEIVNRQVGVSPKKVYTDAIDAVL; from the coding sequence ATGGCATTAGAAATAACAGATGCTACTTTTGACGAAGTAGTTTTGAAAAGTGATAAACCGGTAGTAGTGGATTTTTGGGCAGCATGGTGCGGACCTTGTAGAATGGTCGGCCCTATCATCGAAGAAGTGAGCGCCGAATATGACGGTAAAGCCGTTGTAGGTAAAGTAGATGTGGATGCAAACCAAGAATTTGCCGCCAAATACGGTGTCCGTAACATCCCAACAGTATTGGTATTCAAGAACGGGGAAATCGTTAACCGTCAGGTTGGGGTTTCACCAAAGAAAGTTTATACAGACGCGATTGACGCAGTTTTATAA
- a CDS encoding DUF58 domain-containing protein, with translation MNLQSELNNASLFQNLELLANQVVEGFISGIHKSPFHGFSAEFAEHKIYNVGESTKHIDWKLFAKTDKLYTKRYEEETNLRCHMILDSSASMYYPEVKNLSLGNLNKIGFGVLAIAALMNILKRQRDAVGLSVYSDSYNFYAPEKGSERHHQMLLAKLSELSQETKPAQQTETYTYLHQIAENIKRRSLIFLFTDMFQTAADDEKIFEALRHLKYNKHEVVLFHLLDRSTEYHFNFDNTPKRFLDVETGEYIDLYSSNIKEAYERSVTAYFEDLKQKCIQYKIKYVEVDVKGDFSKILNTYLVERHKFV, from the coding sequence ATGAACCTGCAGTCAGAACTAAACAATGCCAGCCTTTTTCAAAACCTAGAGCTCTTGGCCAACCAAGTAGTGGAAGGTTTTATCAGTGGTATACACAAGAGTCCGTTCCATGGTTTTTCGGCCGAGTTTGCCGAACATAAGATCTACAATGTAGGGGAGAGTACCAAGCATATAGATTGGAAGCTCTTTGCCAAGACCGATAAGCTGTATACCAAGCGCTATGAAGAAGAGACGAACCTGAGGTGCCATATGATCTTGGACAGTTCGGCATCGATGTACTATCCCGAGGTCAAGAACCTAAGCCTGGGCAACCTGAATAAAATCGGTTTTGGGGTGCTGGCCATAGCCGCCCTGATGAATATTCTTAAGCGGCAGCGCGATGCGGTCGGGTTGAGTGTATACTCCGATAGCTATAATTTTTATGCCCCGGAAAAGGGGAGTGAAAGGCATCATCAAATGCTATTGGCCAAACTGAGCGAGCTAAGTCAGGAGACCAAGCCGGCCCAACAGACCGAAACCTACACCTATCTGCACCAGATTGCCGAGAATATAAAACGGAGAAGCCTGATTTTTCTTTTTACCGATATGTTTCAGACCGCTGCGGATGACGAAAAAATTTTTGAGGCCCTCCGACATTTGAAATACAACAAGCACGAAGTAGTATTGTTTCACCTTTTAGACCGGTCTACGGAGTATCACTTTAATTTCGACAACACCCCCAAGCGCTTTTTAGATGTGGAAACGGGTGAATATATCGATTTGTATTCCAGTAATATAAAGGAAGCCTACGAGCGTAGTGTTACCGCCTATTTTGAAGATTTAAAGCAGAAATGTATACAGTATAAGATCAAATATGTAGAGGTTGACGTAAAGGGCGATTTCTCGAAAATACTCAACACCTACCTAGTAGAAAGGCATAAATTTGTTTAA
- a CDS encoding endonuclease/exonuclease/phosphatase family protein: MFRKIILFAVFFLSLTVVAQKSEIQLVSWNIQDFGKTKSSEELEQMAELVREYDILAIQEVVAGYGGAQAVAKLSDILNRKGAKWDYLISNPTNSPKYVTERYAFIWKTKHIKIKNRGKLIQELDSLIDREPFLVDFFIGDKKLSLINFHSRPYNKRPEAEIKALTHYIAENFTNPTILAGDFNINEAMSVFDTFKQSGYRACVSDTKTTLKRACNGYGYLNHPIDNMFYSEDILKTDSGVLDFIRICDNLEMARRLSDHLPVFLRFRLE; this comes from the coding sequence GTGTTTAGAAAAATCATACTTTTTGCCGTATTCTTCCTTTCGCTGACGGTCGTTGCACAAAAAAGCGAGATCCAACTGGTTTCATGGAATATTCAAGACTTTGGAAAGACCAAGAGTAGCGAGGAGCTGGAGCAAATGGCCGAGCTGGTCAGGGAATATGATATTCTCGCTATTCAAGAGGTAGTTGCCGGTTATGGCGGAGCCCAAGCCGTGGCCAAACTATCGGATATCCTGAACCGAAAGGGCGCTAAATGGGACTACCTTATCAGTAACCCCACCAACAGTCCTAAATACGTCACGGAGCGCTATGCCTTTATTTGGAAGACGAAACACATTAAGATCAAAAACCGGGGGAAACTCATTCAGGAATTGGATAGCCTTATTGATAGGGAGCCTTTTTTGGTGGACTTTTTTATTGGGGACAAAAAGTTGAGCCTGATCAATTTTCATTCTAGGCCGTATAATAAAAGACCGGAGGCGGAAATAAAGGCCCTGACCCATTATATTGCCGAAAACTTTACGAACCCTACCATTCTAGCAGGGGATTTTAACATTAACGAGGCCATGTCGGTTTTTGATACTTTTAAACAAAGCGGATACCGCGCCTGTGTTTCCGATACGAAGACCACCTTGAAAAGGGCGTGTAACGGGTATGGTTACCTGAATCACCCCATAGATAATATGTTTTATTCCGAAGATATCTTAAAGACCGACAGTGGGGTACTCGATTTTATACGTATTTGCGACAACTTGGAAATGGCAAGACGTTTATCGGATCATTTGCCTGTTTTTTTGAGGTTTCGTTTGGAGTAG
- a CDS encoding type I restriction endonuclease, with protein sequence MPLQNQLKALAEKIAKLKGKIDTEESTKHAFVLPFINLLGYDTFDPTEVVPEFTADLGLKKGEKVDYAIFQDDQPIIIIECKNWKEKLNSHNSQLFRYFHTTKTRFALLTNGIEYRFYTDLEAANKMDEKPFLEFNITELKENTVHEIAKFHKSNFDVNKIVDNASSLKYTKEIKKLIADELQSPSHHFVKLFASEVYTGRLTEKVMGEFTELVGKAFVQTISEKVNDRLNAALSKEAVQQQEEEQEPEEISKIVTTEEELEGFRIVVAILRRKIAIDRIAHRDTQSYFGILLDNNNRKPLCRLHFNGTIKYLGLINEDKSETRQALGALEDIYQFEAPLLQTVDFYENE encoded by the coding sequence ATGCCACTCCAAAACCAACTTAAGGCCCTTGCCGAAAAAATCGCCAAGTTAAAAGGGAAGATAGACACCGAAGAATCTACCAAACACGCTTTTGTACTCCCGTTTATCAATTTGTTGGGGTATGACACCTTTGACCCCACCGAAGTCGTGCCAGAGTTCACGGCCGACCTTGGACTCAAGAAAGGCGAAAAGGTAGATTATGCCATTTTTCAAGACGATCAGCCCATAATCATTATTGAATGTAAAAATTGGAAAGAAAAACTCAATTCCCATAATTCACAGCTGTTCCGGTATTTCCATACCACCAAAACAAGGTTTGCCCTATTGACCAACGGAATAGAATATCGCTTCTATACTGATTTGGAAGCCGCCAATAAAATGGATGAAAAACCTTTTCTTGAATTCAATATCACCGAACTAAAAGAAAACACGGTTCACGAAATAGCAAAGTTTCACAAGTCCAATTTTGACGTAAACAAAATTGTGGACAATGCCAGTTCCTTAAAGTATACCAAAGAAATCAAAAAGCTTATTGCTGATGAGCTACAATCTCCCTCACACCATTTCGTAAAACTGTTTGCCAGCGAGGTCTATACCGGTCGGCTCACGGAAAAAGTAATGGGAGAATTTACCGAGTTGGTAGGCAAGGCCTTCGTTCAGACCATTAGCGAAAAAGTAAACGACCGTCTAAATGCGGCCTTAAGTAAGGAAGCGGTACAACAGCAAGAGGAAGAGCAAGAGCCCGAAGAAATCAGTAAAATCGTTACGACCGAGGAAGAACTCGAAGGTTTTCGAATTGTAGTTGCCATTCTAAGGCGAAAAATTGCCATTGACAGAATTGCCCATAGGGATACCCAATCGTATTTTGGAATCTTATTGGACAACAATAATAGAAAACCGCTTTGTAGACTTCATTTTAACGGCACTATCAAATACCTGGGCCTTATCAATGAAGACAAGAGCGAAACCAGACAGGCCCTAGGTGCCTTGGAAGACATTTACCAATTTGAAGCTCCCCTATTGCAAACCGTAGATTTTTATGAAAATGAGTAA